A genomic window from Polaribacter gangjinensis includes:
- the udk gene encoding uridine kinase, giving the protein MLVLGIAGGTGSGKTTVVNQIIKHFPSDEVCVISQDSYYRATDNLSYEERTKINFDHPRAIDFELLVQHLKELKQGKIIEQPVYSFVTHNRTIDTIQTHPRKVVIVEGILIFNNEELRNLFDIKIFVHADTDERLIRRIRRDITERGRDIDEVLNRYQDTLKPMHQQFIEPTKNFADIIIPNDKFNTVAVDIVRTVINERL; this is encoded by the coding sequence ATGTTAGTTTTAGGAATTGCTGGAGGAACAGGAAGTGGAAAAACCACTGTTGTAAATCAAATCATTAAACATTTTCCTTCGGATGAAGTTTGCGTAATTTCTCAAGATTCTTATTACAGAGCAACAGACAATTTGTCTTACGAAGAACGCACAAAAATCAATTTTGATCATCCTAGAGCCATCGATTTTGAGTTGTTAGTGCAACATTTAAAAGAGTTGAAACAAGGAAAAATTATTGAACAACCTGTGTACTCTTTTGTAACGCATAACAGAACGATTGATACCATTCAAACACATCCAAGAAAAGTGGTCATTGTTGAAGGAATCTTGATTTTTAACAATGAAGAATTGCGGAATTTATTTGACATCAAAATATTTGTACACGCAGATACAGATGAACGTTTAATTCGCAGAATTCGTAGAGATATTACAGAAAGAGGCAGAGATATTGACGAAGTCTTAAATCGTTATCAAGACACCTTAAAGCCTATGCATCAGCAGTTTATAGAGCCAACTAAGAATTTTGCAGACATCATTATTCCAAATGATAAATTCAATACAGTAGCTGTAGATATTGTTCGAACTGTAATTAACGAGCGTTTGTAA
- a CDS encoding DUF2141 domain-containing protein, with translation MKKIFLFTSFIIFSLQTIKAQDETFTLTVEVFGLKKNTGKVFLAVFDNEGTFLKTDKEVKGMSVIIVNNKAIAQFKGLKKGDYALSLFHDKNNNNKLDTNFIGIPKEPYAFSNNATGFMGPPSFKDSKISLNADKTIAIKLN, from the coding sequence ATGAAAAAGATTTTCCTTTTTACCAGTTTTATAATTTTCAGTCTTCAAACCATAAAAGCTCAAGACGAAACTTTTACATTAACTGTTGAAGTTTTCGGACTTAAAAAAAATACAGGAAAAGTTTTTTTAGCTGTTTTCGATAACGAAGGAACATTTTTAAAAACAGACAAAGAAGTAAAAGGAATGAGTGTTATTATTGTAAATAACAAAGCCATAGCACAATTCAAAGGATTAAAAAAAGGCGATTATGCCCTTTCATTGTTTCATGATAAAAATAACAACAATAAGTTGGACACTAATTTTATAGGAATTCCGAAAGAACCCTATGCTTTTTCAAATAATGCCACTGGTTTTATGGGACCACCAAGTTTTAAAGATTCAAAAATTAGTTTGAACGCTGATAAAACTATTGCTATAAAACTTAATTAA
- a CDS encoding FtsB family cell division protein encodes MILIPFIIWMLFFDENSYLVHRKFDKEIEELESSITFYKNKIEEDKSTIKKLQDSLELERFAREQYLMKKENEEIYLIEFDTIPKK; translated from the coding sequence ATGATTTTGATTCCTTTCATCATTTGGATGCTTTTCTTTGATGAAAATTCGTATTTAGTTCATAGGAAATTTGACAAAGAAATTGAAGAATTAGAGAGTTCTATTACGTTCTACAAAAACAAAATTGAAGAAGACAAAAGCACGATAAAAAAGTTGCAAGATTCACTAGAATTAGAACGATTTGCGAGAGAACAATATTTGATGAAAAAAGAAAATGAAGAAATTTATTTGATTGAATTTGATACCATTCCAAAAAAATGA
- a CDS encoding TetR family transcriptional regulator C-terminal domain-containing protein — MAKKKKITRDDIFTIYMDYVIKNEEKPSDINDFCIETKIKEDDFLAHFTSLKKVEKAIYKELFLNSLEVLHESEEFSTFDTKNKLISLYFTFFENLTLNREFVLVSLKGCKNQVQSFSILSSLQKSFILFIDELQISESILPIEGLEKFQQKLISQSLWFQLFFTIKFWLDDTSESFEKTDIFIEKSINTSFELLENKFLKNAFDLGKFIYKESFQKNAQ, encoded by the coding sequence ATGGCTAAAAAGAAGAAAATTACGAGAGATGACATTTTTACCATTTACATGGATTATGTCATCAAAAATGAAGAGAAACCATCTGATATTAATGACTTTTGCATAGAAACAAAAATCAAAGAAGATGATTTTTTAGCGCATTTTACTTCCTTAAAAAAAGTAGAAAAAGCAATCTACAAAGAACTCTTTTTAAATTCATTAGAAGTGCTTCATGAAAGTGAAGAATTTTCAACTTTTGATACAAAAAACAAATTAATCAGTCTGTATTTTACTTTTTTTGAAAATCTAACGCTTAATAGAGAATTTGTGTTAGTTTCATTGAAAGGCTGTAAAAATCAAGTGCAATCTTTCAGTATTTTATCAAGCTTACAAAAAAGTTTCATCCTTTTTATTGACGAATTACAAATTTCAGAAAGCATATTGCCTATTGAAGGTTTAGAAAAATTTCAACAAAAATTAATTAGTCAATCATTGTGGTTTCAACTGTTTTTTACCATAAAATTTTGGTTGGATGACACCTCAGAATCTTTTGAAAAAACAGACATTTTTATCGAAAAATCAATCAACACCAGCTTCGAACTTTTGGAAAACAAATTTCTAAAAAATGCCTTTGACCTTGGGAAGTTTATTTATAAAGAATCTTTTCAAAAAAACGCCCAATAA
- a CDS encoding ABC1 kinase family protein, protein MKKASSIPISKIQRASKLVKTGAKVGVNYLKYYGEKMVNSEEDARENLNKNNAEDIYDSLKDMKGSPLKVAQMLSMEKSILPRAYVEKFSLAQFSVPPLSEALVLKTFKKSFGKFPSETFDKFDTKAYNAASIGQVHKAEKNGKKLAVKIQYPGVSESIKSDLALLKPFVIRMFNMKGKTSDEYFFEVQDKLLEETDYVLEVAQGKAVVEACKNIPNLLFPNYYEELSSKQIITMDWMNGIHLSEFTNTNTNQDVANKLGQALWDFYMFQIHNLKKVHADPHPGNFLVSEKGELIALDFGCMKTIPLDFYNPYFELAKAETLLDKTLFEEKMFELEILRKDDSKEELEFFSEMFHEMLGIFSKPFHVETFDFSDETFFGKIAEFGERYSKNTELRSYNASRGSKHFIYMNRTFFGLYNLMFDLKAKDIRINNFINL, encoded by the coding sequence ATGAAAAAAGCCAGTAGTATTCCAATTTCAAAAATCCAACGTGCATCAAAGTTGGTAAAAACAGGTGCAAAAGTTGGGGTAAATTACCTCAAATATTATGGAGAAAAAATGGTGAATTCTGAAGAAGATGCCCGTGAAAATCTCAATAAAAACAATGCTGAAGACATTTATGACAGCCTTAAAGACATGAAAGGTAGTCCACTAAAAGTGGCGCAAATGCTCAGCATGGAAAAAAGTATTTTACCAAGAGCGTATGTAGAAAAATTTTCATTAGCGCAGTTTTCTGTACCTCCACTTTCTGAAGCGTTGGTTTTAAAAACTTTCAAAAAAAGTTTCGGAAAATTTCCATCAGAAACTTTTGATAAATTTGATACAAAAGCCTACAATGCTGCAAGTATTGGTCAAGTTCACAAAGCCGAAAAAAATGGTAAAAAATTAGCTGTAAAAATTCAATATCCAGGCGTTTCTGAAAGTATAAAATCAGATTTGGCATTGCTAAAACCTTTTGTGATTAGAATGTTCAACATGAAAGGAAAAACTTCTGATGAATACTTTTTTGAAGTCCAAGATAAATTGTTGGAAGAAACAGATTATGTCTTAGAAGTTGCACAAGGAAAAGCTGTTGTTGAAGCTTGTAAAAACATTCCAAACCTTTTATTTCCAAATTATTACGAAGAATTATCATCCAAACAAATCATTACAATGGATTGGATGAATGGCATTCATTTGTCCGAATTTACAAACACAAATACCAATCAAGATGTTGCCAATAAATTAGGGCAAGCTTTGTGGGATTTTTATATGTTTCAAATACATAATCTAAAAAAAGTACATGCAGATCCTCATCCTGGAAACTTTTTAGTGTCTGAAAAAGGAGAATTAATTGCCTTAGATTTTGGTTGTATGAAAACCATTCCTCTAGATTTTTACAATCCGTATTTTGAATTGGCAAAAGCAGAAACCCTTTTAGATAAGACACTTTTTGAAGAAAAAATGTTCGAATTAGAAATTCTGAGAAAAGATGATAGTAAAGAGGAATTAGAGTTTTTTAGCGAAATGTTTCATGAAATGTTAGGTATTTTTTCGAAACCATTTCACGTGGAAACATTTGATTTTTCGGATGAAACTTTCTTTGGAAAAATTGCTGAATTTGGCGAACGTTATTCAAAAAATACGGAATTGCGTTCCTACAATGCTAGTAGAGGTTCCAAACATTTTATTTACATGAATCGCACGTTTTTTGGATTGTATAATTTAATGTTTGATTTAAAAGCAAAAGACATTCGCATCAATAATTTCATCAATTTGTAA
- a CDS encoding methylmalonyl-CoA mutase subunit beta codes for MSTFLFNEFSPVSAAAWKQKIQADLKGADYNETLLWKTDEGITVKPFYTKEDRTNLNILLPKKGFEICQKVFIDSEKTANFLAKDALQRGASAIHFKATKKFDYQKVLQHIDIKSVNIYFQFSFLDDDFQIELYNFCNSKNTFFQNDIIGNLAETGNWFVNLKEDHKKLENIANDCKNSISVSLDLYQNAGATISQQLGYTLAHTNEYLIHFGKEIAENIHFSFAVGSNYFFEIAKIRAFRILWETLLNEYEITNCEAHIFTQPSLRNKTIYDYNVNMLRTTSESMSAILGGSNTISNVSYDAIFHKSNEFGERISRNQLLILQQESYLKEAQNFADGSYYIESITAQLAEKALLIFKQIEKGGGFLQQLKEGIIQKKIKESAKKEEAEFLAKKVVLVGTNFQQNNKDFMKNDLEIYPFAKQRNIKTLLTPIQRKRISETIEKERLDNE; via the coding sequence ATGAGCACTTTTTTATTTAACGAATTTTCACCTGTTTCAGCAGCAGCTTGGAAACAAAAAATTCAGGCGGATTTAAAAGGCGCTGATTATAACGAAACCTTACTTTGGAAAACTGACGAAGGCATTACAGTAAAACCCTTTTACACCAAAGAAGACAGAACAAACCTCAACATTCTACTTCCTAAAAAAGGATTTGAAATTTGCCAAAAAGTTTTTATCGACAGTGAAAAAACAGCCAATTTCTTAGCAAAAGATGCTTTGCAAAGAGGTGCTTCAGCCATTCATTTCAAAGCAACTAAAAAATTTGACTATCAAAAAGTATTGCAACATATTGATATAAAATCAGTAAACATCTATTTTCAGTTTTCATTTTTAGATGACGATTTTCAAATTGAACTCTACAATTTTTGTAATTCAAAAAACACTTTTTTTCAAAATGATATCATTGGGAATTTAGCTGAAACTGGCAATTGGTTTGTTAATTTAAAAGAGGATCACAAAAAACTCGAAAATATTGCAAACGATTGCAAAAATTCAATTTCAGTTTCCTTGGATTTGTATCAAAATGCTGGGGCAACTATTTCCCAACAATTGGGATATACCTTAGCACATACCAATGAATATCTAATTCATTTTGGAAAAGAAATTGCTGAAAATATCCATTTTTCGTTTGCAGTTGGAAGCAATTATTTCTTTGAAATTGCAAAAATCAGAGCTTTCCGAATTTTGTGGGAAACCTTATTAAATGAATACGAAATCACAAATTGTGAAGCGCATATTTTTACACAGCCAAGTTTGCGAAATAAAACTATTTACGATTATAATGTAAATATGTTACGAACAACTTCTGAGAGTATGAGTGCAATTTTAGGAGGTTCAAACACCATTTCTAATGTTTCTTATGATGCTATTTTTCATAAATCAAATGAATTTGGAGAACGAATTTCAAGAAATCAATTACTCATTTTACAGCAAGAAAGCTATTTAAAAGAAGCCCAAAATTTTGCTGACGGGAGTTATTATATTGAGTCCATAACAGCACAATTAGCTGAAAAAGCATTATTGATTTTCAAGCAAATTGAAAAAGGTGGTGGATTTTTACAACAGTTGAAAGAAGGCATCATTCAGAAAAAAATCAAAGAAAGCGCAAAGAAAGAAGAAGCCGAATTTTTAGCAAAAAAAGTTGTTTTAGTTGGAACCAATTTTCAGCAAAATAACAAGGATTTTATGAAAAATGACTTGGAAATTTATCCGTTTGCAAAACAACGAAATATCAAAACTTTGCTAACGCCAATCCAAAGAAAACGAATTTCAGAAACCATTGAAAAAGAAAGACTTGACAATGAGTAG
- the scpA gene encoding methylmalonyl-CoA mutase has translation MSRKDFSNIKLLSTNKNSTPSRILGETYLHEDFAAGIAPNLRGPYPTMYVQKPWTIRQYAGFSTAEESNAFYRRNLAAGQKGLSVAFDLATHRGYDSDHERVQGDVGKAGVAIDSVEDMKVLFDQIPLDKMSVSMTMNGAVLPILAFYIVAAEEQGVTMNQLSGTIQNDILKEFMVRNTYIYPPSPSMKIISDIFEFTSKNMPKFNSISISGYHMQEAGATPEIELAYTLADGLEYIRKGIEAGMDIDTFAPRLSFFWGIGMDHFKEIAKLRAARMLWAKIVKQFQPKDEKSLALRTHSQTSGWSLTEQDPFNNVARTTVEAMAAVFGGTQSLHTNALDEAIALPTDFSARIARNTQIYLQQETQITKTVDPWAGSYHLEKLTAEIAENAWKLINEVEKLGGMTKAIEKGIPKMRIEEAAAIKQAKIDSGNEVIVGVNKFRLKEEDPIHTLEVNNEAVRKSQIERLQKLKSERNSDVVQKSLVALTNAAKNQSENLLALAVKAAKNRATLGEISDALEVVFGRHKAAHKTISGVYSKEIKDDSLYKKAATLADKFAELEGRRPRIMIAKLGQDGHDRGAKVVATGYADLGFDVDIGPLFQTPQEATKQAVENDVHILGISSLAAGHKTLVPQVIEELKKYGREDIMVIVGGVIPAQDYQFLFDAGAVGVFGPGTKIAQAAIDLLTILIDSVSE, from the coding sequence ATGAGTAGAAAAGACTTTTCAAATATTAAATTATTGAGTACTAACAAAAACTCCACTCCTTCAAGGATTTTGGGTGAAACTTATCTTCATGAAGATTTTGCAGCCGGAATTGCGCCAAATTTAAGAGGTCCTTATCCAACAATGTATGTCCAAAAACCTTGGACAATCAGGCAATATGCAGGCTTTTCAACTGCCGAAGAAAGCAACGCTTTTTACAGAAGAAATTTAGCAGCAGGTCAAAAAGGTTTGTCAGTTGCTTTTGATTTAGCAACGCACAGAGGTTATGATTCTGATCACGAACGTGTGCAAGGTGATGTAGGAAAAGCTGGTGTTGCCATTGATTCTGTTGAAGATATGAAAGTACTTTTTGATCAAATTCCATTGGATAAAATGTCGGTTTCAATGACCATGAATGGCGCAGTTTTACCCATTTTAGCATTTTATATTGTGGCTGCTGAAGAACAAGGAGTTACAATGAATCAACTTTCAGGAACGATTCAAAATGATATTTTGAAAGAGTTTATGGTACGAAATACGTACATCTATCCTCCTTCTCCATCTATGAAAATTATCTCGGATATTTTTGAATTCACAAGTAAAAATATGCCAAAATTCAATTCGATTTCCATTTCTGGCTATCACATGCAAGAAGCAGGTGCAACTCCAGAAATTGAGTTGGCTTACACTTTGGCAGATGGTTTAGAATACATCAGAAAAGGAATTGAAGCAGGCATGGATATTGATACTTTTGCACCAAGATTGTCTTTTTTCTGGGGAATAGGCATGGATCATTTCAAAGAAATTGCCAAATTAAGAGCGGCAAGAATGTTATGGGCGAAAATCGTAAAACAATTCCAACCAAAAGACGAAAAATCGTTGGCTTTGCGAACTCATTCTCAAACAAGTGGCTGGAGTTTAACGGAACAAGATCCGTTTAACAATGTTGCTAGAACCACTGTTGAAGCCATGGCTGCTGTTTTTGGAGGAACACAAAGTTTGCATACAAATGCTTTGGATGAAGCCATTGCTTTACCTACAGATTTCTCTGCAAGAATTGCTAGAAACACCCAAATTTATTTACAACAAGAAACCCAAATCACCAAAACTGTTGATCCTTGGGCTGGCAGTTATCATTTGGAAAAATTAACTGCTGAAATTGCCGAAAATGCCTGGAAACTTATCAATGAAGTTGAAAAATTAGGAGGCATGACCAAAGCCATTGAAAAAGGAATTCCGAAAATGCGCATTGAGGAAGCTGCTGCTATCAAACAAGCAAAAATTGATAGTGGCAATGAAGTCATTGTGGGTGTTAATAAATTCCGATTGAAAGAAGAAGATCCAATTCATACTTTAGAAGTGAATAATGAAGCCGTTCGCAAATCACAAATTGAACGACTTCAAAAATTAAAATCCGAAAGAAATTCGGATGTAGTGCAAAAATCTTTAGTCGCTTTAACTAATGCTGCAAAAAATCAATCAGAAAATTTACTAGCTTTGGCAGTAAAAGCAGCAAAAAACAGAGCCACTTTAGGCGAAATTTCTGATGCTTTAGAAGTTGTTTTTGGCAGACATAAAGCCGCTCATAAAACCATATCTGGCGTGTATAGTAAAGAAATAAAAGACGATTCCTTATATAAAAAAGCAGCAACATTAGCAGATAAGTTTGCCGAATTAGAAGGAAGACGTCCACGAATTATGATTGCAAAACTTGGGCAAGATGGCCATGACAGAGGTGCAAAAGTAGTTGCAACTGGCTATGCAGACTTGGGTTTTGATGTAGATATTGGTCCGCTTTTTCAAACGCCACAAGAAGCTACGAAACAAGCTGTAGAAAACGATGTACACATTTTAGGTATATCTTCTTTGGCTGCTGGTCATAAAACACTAGTACCACAGGTTATTGAGGAGCTAAAAAAATACGGTCGCGAAGACATCATGGTCATTGTTGGAGGCGTTATTCCTGCGCAAGATTATCAGTTTTTGTTTGATGCAGGTGCTGTTGGTGTTTTTGGTCCTGGCACAAAAATCGCACAAGCTGCCATTGATTTATTGACTATTTTAATTGATAGTGTTTCAGAATAA
- a CDS encoding BTAD domain-containing putative transcriptional regulator produces the protein MSDLLQQIKQLKSFEEQAEIKIQTLGNFVLWRNQEKINDKEWSRDKSMQLFQYFISNRKKNALHKEKIMDHLWEDWDDRDFKVALHGIQKVLEPNRINRTEPNFIIRQGVSYQIDLEKVWIDVEALEKYVIIGNEAFTIDKSIAKIAYKNAIELYKGSFLPSRIYEDWTSEEREKNQLLILGTYITLAELMLDENPLESIRLAQNALEIDATWEDAYRIQMQGYLIKGNRPQALKTYLKCEVILEEEYGIAPLPETKKLLQLIEEIH, from the coding sequence ATGTCTGATTTACTCCAACAAATAAAACAATTAAAATCCTTTGAAGAACAAGCTGAAATTAAAATTCAGACACTTGGGAATTTTGTATTGTGGAGAAATCAAGAAAAAATTAACGACAAAGAATGGAGTCGTGATAAATCCATGCAACTATTTCAATACTTTATTTCCAACAGAAAAAAAAATGCGCTTCACAAAGAAAAAATCATGGATCATTTGTGGGAAGATTGGGATGATCGCGATTTTAAAGTCGCACTTCATGGCATTCAAAAAGTATTAGAACCCAATAGAATCAATAGAACTGAACCCAATTTTATCATCAGACAAGGAGTAAGTTATCAAATTGATTTAGAAAAAGTTTGGATTGATGTAGAAGCTTTAGAAAAATACGTAATTATTGGTAATGAAGCTTTTACCATTGACAAATCAATCGCAAAAATTGCTTACAAAAACGCTATTGAATTATATAAAGGCTCCTTTTTACCATCAAGAATTTATGAAGATTGGACATCAGAAGAACGCGAAAAAAATCAGTTATTGATTTTAGGAACCTACATTACTTTAGCCGAATTAATGTTGGATGAAAACCCACTAGAAAGCATTCGTTTGGCGCAAAATGCACTAGAAATTGATGCTACTTGGGAAGACGCTTATCGTATTCAAATGCAAGGTTACCTTATAAAAGGAAATAGACCACAAGCATTAAAAACCTATCTAAAATGTGAAGTTATTTTAGAGGAAGAATATGGAATTGCACCTTTGCCTGAAACGAAAAAATTACTACAACTCATAGAAGAAATACATTAA